Within Rhodobacter xanthinilyticus, the genomic segment GATCAGCCGCCCCGCCGCGAGATCGTCGGCCACATGCGGTTCGGGGGCGAGGGCGACACCAAGCCCGGCACTAGCGGCCTCAAGCATGAAGTAGAAATGCTCGTAGGGCGCACCGCCCTCGAGAGCCGTGCAGCCGCTGCGGGCGCACCAATCAGCCCAGGCATTTGGCCTTGTGCGAGCCCAGAGGCGCGGCGCGCGGGCGAGGTCGGCGGGGGCGCGCAGGGCCAGCCTCTCGGCCAGGCGGGCGCGAGCACCGGGCCGAACCGCTCGGTGAAAAGCGGGGTGACATGGGTGCCCGCGGGCAATTCATGGTCGGTCACCCGGATCGCCACATCGTAGCGGCTGCGGCTGAAGTCGCAGGGCGCATCGGATTGCGAGAGCCGCACTTCGAGGCCGGGATGGGTGGCCGTGAACCGGCTCAGCCGCGGGATCAGCCAACGCAGGGTGAAGGTGCCAAGGCAGGAGACGTCGAGGACGCCCCCCGCATCGTCGCGCAGCGCCGCCACGCTGCCTCGATCTCGCGAAAGCCGCGGGTGAGGCGCTCGGCTAGTGCGGCCCCCGCCTGGGTCGGCACCAGACCGCTGCGAGTGCGCGTG encodes:
- a CDS encoding LysR family transcriptional regulator; this translates as MSLPPLTALRAFEAAIRHGRMTRAAEELGVTHGAISRQVRLLEETFGAQLITRTRSGLVPTQAGAALAERLTRGFREIEAAWRRCATMRGASSTSPALAPSPCVG